In the genome of Raphanus sativus cultivar WK10039 chromosome 4, ASM80110v3, whole genome shotgun sequence, one region contains:
- the LOC108855381 gene encoding acetyl-CoA acetyltransferase 2 encodes MDAHTADSVNPRDVCIVGVARTPMGGFLGSLSSLSATKLGSVAIAAALKRANVDPSLVQEVVFGNVLSANLGQAPARQAALGAGISNSVICTTVNKVCASGMKAVMIAAQSIQLGINDVVVAGGMESMSNTPKYLAEARKGSRFGHDSMVDGMLKDGLWDVYNDCGMGSCAELCAEKFEITREQQDDYAVQSFERGIAAQEAGAFTWEIAPVEVSGGRGRPSTIVDKDEGLGKFDAAKLRKLRPSFKENGGTVTAGNASSISDGAAALVLVSGEKALQLGLQVLAKVRGYGDAAQEPEFFTTAPALAIPKAIAHAGLESSQVDYYEINEAFAVVALANQKLLGISPEKVNVNGGAVSLGHPLGCSGARILITLLGILKNRNGKYGVGGVCNGGGGASALVLELV; translated from the exons ATGGACGCTCACACAGCAGATTCCGTCAATCCCAGAG ATGTTTGCATCGTGGGTGTTGCACGTACTCCAATGGGTGGCTTTCTCGGATCTCTTTCGTCTTTGTCCGCGACAAAGCTTGGATCAGTAGCTATTGCAG CTGCTTTGAAGAGGGCGAATGTTGACCCGTCTCTAGTCCAAGAAGTTGTGTTTGGCAATGTTCTTAGTGCCAATTTGGGTCAGGCTCCTGCTCGTCAGGCTGCTTTGGGTGCAGGGATCTCTAACTCTGTTATCTGTACCACTGTTAACAAGGTTTGTGCTTCAGGCATGAAAG CGGTGATGATTGCTGCTCAGAGTATCCAGTTGGGGATCAATGATGTAGTGGTGGCGGGTGGCATGGAAAGCATGTCTAATACACCAAAATATCTGGCTGAAGCAAG GAAAGGATCTCGGTTTGGTCATGATTCTATGGTAGATGGAATGCTAAAGGATGGACTATGGGATGTCTACAACGACTGTGGGATGGGAAGCTGTGCAGAACTATGCGCTGAGAAATTTGAAATAACGAGGGAGCAACAA GATGACTACGCCGTTCAGAGTTTTGAACGTGGTATTGCTGCCCAGGAAGCTGGCGCCTTCACTTGGGAAATCGCCCCG GTTGAGGTTTCTGGAGGAAGGGGTAGGCCATCAACCATTGTTGACAAGGACGAAGGTCTTGGGAAG TTTGACGCTGCAAAATTGAGGAAACTCCGTCCAAGTTTTAAGGAGAATGGAGGCACTGTTACAGCTGGGAATGCGTCTAGCATAAG CGATGGTGCAGCTGCACTTGTCCTAGTGAGTGGAGAGAAGGCGCTTCAGCTAGGACTTCAAGTACTCGCAAAAGTTAGAGGTTACGGTGATGCAGCTCAG GAACCAGAGTTTTTCACTACTGCTCCTGCTCTTGCAATACCGAAAGCTATTGCACATGCTGGTTTGGAATCTTCTCAAGTCGATTACTATGAGATCAACGAAGCATTTGCA GTTGTAGCACTCGCGAATCAAAAGCTACTCGGGATTAGTCCG GAGAAGGTGAATGTAAATGGAGGAGCTGTCTCTTTAGGACACCCTCTAGGCTGCAGTGGGGCTCGTATTCTAATCACATTGCTTGGGATACTAAAGAATAGAAACGGCAAGTACGGTGTGGGAGGAGTGTGCAACGGAGGAGGAGGTGCTTCTGCTCTTGTTCTTGAACTTGTTTGA
- the LOC108855382 gene encoding indole-3-glycerol phosphate synthase, chloroplastic translates to MYARASSGLITILPSMTSSGADSAPSGTHLLSWQSDYPPHKSISPPLSTYKKGKLDIRRLLESEESSERKKKMEGLVSFQPFPSSVIQRRLSTVYLTTRYPSSSSSSCAPPLRAQQSGITGGSESVSSALEGKASEQEVGMLYQDEVVSSQGIRIRRRPPTGPPLHYVGPFEFRLQNEGNTPRNILEEIVWHKDKEVTLMKEKRPLYTLKKALENVPPPRDFIAALRSAHQRTGLPGLIAEVKKASPSRGILREDFDPVAIAQAYEKGGAACLSVLTDEKYFKGSFENLQAIRDAGVKCPLLCKEFIVEAWQIYYGRSKGADAVLLIASVLPDLDIKYMLKICKILGMATLVEVHDEREMDRVLAIEGVELIGINNRNLETFEVDIGITKRLLEGERGELIRQKDILVVGESGLFTPEDIAFVQEAGVKAVLVGESLVKQSDPGQGISTLFGRDVSG, encoded by the exons ATGTATGCAAGAGCAAGCAGCGGACTTATTACTATACTGCCCTCGATGACATCATCAGGCGCTGACTCAGCTCCTAGTGGGACCCACCTTTTGTCTTGGCAAAGTGATTATCCGCCGCACAAAAGTATCTCTCCTCCACTCTCCACATACAAAAAAGGCAAACTAGACATTCGCCGGCTATTAGAATCGGAAGAGagttcagaaagaaaaaaaaagatggaaggACTTGTTTCCTTTCAGCCCTTCCCCTCATCCGTCATTCAACGGCGTCTCTCTACCGTTTACCTCACCACCAGAtacccctcctcctcctcctcctcttgtgcTCCTCCTCTTCGTGCTCAACAG TCTGGAATCACGGGAGGTTCCGAAAGTGTTTCTTCGGCATTGGAAGGTAAAGCGAGTGAGCAAGAAGTGGGTATGTTGTATCAGGATGAAGTAGTTTCTAGCCAAGGTATTAGGATAAGGAGACGACCACCTACTGGTCCTCCATTGCATTACGTTGGACCTTTTGAGTTCCGGTTACAGAACGAGGGTAACACTCCTCGCAACATCTTGGAGGAGATCGTATGGCACAAGGACAAAGAAGTTACTCTG ATGAAGGAGAAAAGGCCTCTCTATACCCTGAAGAAGGCTCTCGAAAATGTACCTCCTCCTAGAGACTTCATTGCTGCTCTTAGATCTGCTCATCAGAGAACCGGCCTCCCTGGTTTAATAGCTGAGGTCAAGAAAGCTTCTCCAAGCAGAGGAATCCTCAGAGAGGATTTTGACCCT GTTGCAATCGCTCAAGCTTATGAGAAGGGTGGAGCTGCATGTCTTAGTGTTTTGACTGATGAGAAATACTTCAAG GGAAGCTTTGAGAATCTGCAAGCTATAAGGGACGCTGGTGTGAAG TGCCCTTTACTTTGCAAAGAGTTCATTGTAGAAGCATGGCAGATATACTATGGGAGAAGCAAAGGCGCAGACGCTGTTCTACTGATCGCTTCTGTGTTACCTGACCTTGACATCAAATACATGCTTAAGATTTGCAAAATACTTGGAATGGCTACTCTTGTGGAG GTTCACGACGAAAGGGAGATGGATCGCGTTCTAGCAATTGAAGGAGTCGAGCTCATTGGCATCAATAACCGTAACCTTG AAACATTTGAGGTAGATATTGGCATCACAAAGAGGCTCCTGGAAGGAGAGCGTGGTGAATTGATCCGTCAGAAAGACATCCTC GTGGTTGGAGAATCTGGGTTATTCACTCCAGAAGACATTGCATTCGTACAAGAAGCCGGTGTCAAAGCA GTTCTAGTGGGTGAATCTCTTGTTAAACAAAGTGATCCTGGGCAGGGTATCAGCACACTTTTTGGAAGAGATGTCTCAGGTTGA
- the LOC108852688 gene encoding LOW QUALITY PROTEIN: uncharacterized protein LOC108852688 (The sequence of the model RefSeq protein was modified relative to this genomic sequence to represent the inferred CDS: inserted 1 base in 1 codon), whose protein sequence is MWINKFFFLLPVVCMAVFSTAQTVPSQPPATQGPSDCLSSLEDIPDCIPEILRSIISGQIGSIGHSCCHAFXGISTECATHVFVFAPFFPPTLRDHCSRQH, encoded by the exons ATGTGGATCAACAAgtttttcttccttcttccaGTTGTGTGCATGGCCGTGTTCAGTACAGCTCAAACGGTTCCTTCGCAACCTCCAGCTACACAGGGCCCATCAGATTGTTTGTCATCGCTGGAAGATATTCCCGACTGCATCCCAGAGATATTGAGATCGATAATAAGTGGACAAATCGGGAGTATTGGACATTCTTGCTGCCATGCCT TGGGTATCAGTACCGAATGTGCCACTCATGTGTTTGTCTTCGCTCCCTTCTTCCCTCCGACTCTAAGGGATCACTGTTCCCGACAACATTAG
- the LOC108848670 gene encoding nitrile-specifier protein 5 produces MSPVAENKWVKVGQKGAGPGPRSSHAITVVGNKVYCFGGELKPTIHIDNDLYVFDLETREWSIAPATGVAPFPCFGVSMVPIGTTIYVYGGRDDSRKYNGLHAYDTVTNKWELLSPVDEGLPGRSYHSMAGDDRKVYVFGGVTANGRVNTLHAYDVVDRKWVEYPAAGEACKGRGAPGLVVVDGKVWVLFGFDGNELGDIHCFDLASGRWTAVETTGDVPPARSVFPAVSSGKYIVIYGGEEEPHVLMHMGAGKLSGDVYRFDTETLVWEKVLDGSTDEGDKKPSPRGWCAFAVAVVNGERGLLVHGGNSPTNERLDDMVFWGF; encoded by the exons ATGAGTCCTGTGGCTGAGAACAAATGGGTTAAG GTGGGCCAGAAAGGAGCAGGTCCAGGACCAAGAAGCTCACACGCAATCACCGTCGTGGGGAACAAAGTCTATTGCTTTGGCGGCGAGCTCAAACCCACGATCCACATCGACAACGACCTCTACGTCTTCGATCTCGAGACTCGAGAATGGTCCATAGCCCCCGCGACGGGGGTCGCTCCTTTCCCCTGTTTCGGAGTCTCCATGGTCCCCATCGGCACCACCATCTACGTCTACGGCGGCCGCGACGACTCTCGCAAATACAACGGCTTGCATGCTTACGACACGGTGACGAACAAGTGGGAGCTCCTGTCTCCCGTCGACGAAGGGCTTCCCGGTCGGAGCTACCACTCTATGGCCGGCGACGACCGGAAAGTTTACGTCTTTGGCGGTGTTACGGCCAACGGGCGTGTGAACACGCTGCATGCTTACGACGTGGTTGATCGGAAGTGGGTTGAGTATCCGGCGGCTGGGGAGGCTTGCAAGGGGAGGGGAGCGCCGGGGCTTGTGGTCGTGGACGGGAAAGTTTGGGTTTTGTTTGGTTTCGACGGTAATGAATTGGGTGATATCCATTGCTTTGATCTGGCTAGTGGTCGGTGGACCGCCGTGGAGACGACCGGGGATGTGCCTCCGGCGAGAAGCGTGTTTCCGGCGGTTTCTTCAGGGAAGTATATTGTGATATATGGTGGGGAGGAAGAGCCGCATGTGCTGATGCATATGGGAGCTGGGAAGTTGTCTGGAGATGTTTATAGGTTTGATACGGAGACGTTGGTGTGGGAGAAGGTTTTGGATGGTAGCACTGATGAGGGAGACAAGAAGCCGAGCCCGCGCGGGTGGTGCGCGTTTGCTGTTGCGGTGGTGAATGGTGAGAGAGGTTTGTTGGTTCACGGTGGGAATAGTCCGACCAACGAGAGGCTTGATGATATGGTGTTTTGGGGTTTCTAG
- the LOC108852733 gene encoding LOW QUALITY PROTEIN: uncharacterized protein LOC108852733 (The sequence of the model RefSeq protein was modified relative to this genomic sequence to represent the inferred CDS: substituted 1 base at 1 genomic stop codon) produces the protein MENLEDLKIMVEEWSNQGIEYLQKIPPTHLYATVGVLLFTTILLLLSIRLARRTKFNTVLLSGLSGSGKTVLFYQLLDGSSHQGTVKCRCVFSVXQKGKIKHVHLVDVPGHSRLRPKLEEFLPQAAAIVFVVDALEFIHNCRAASEYLYDILTNANVVKKKIPVLLCCNKTDKLTAHTKEFIRKQMEKEIEKLRASRSAVSTADIANDFTIGIEGEVFSFSHCSNKVTVAEASGLNGETFQVQDFIREHIKP, from the exons ATGGAGAATTTGGAAGATCTAAAAATCATGGTGGAGGAGTGGTCGAATCAAGGAATTGAGTATCTTCAGAAGATACCACCGACTCATCTCTATGCCACCGTTGGTGTTCTCTTGTTCACTACCATTTTGCTCCTCTTATCAA TTCGATTGGCCAGGCGTACTAAATTCAACACTGTGCTGCTTTCTGGGCTGAGTGGAAGTGGAAAGACTGTGCTCTTCTATCAA CTCCTTGATGGATCATCGCATCAGGGCACTGTAAAATGTAGGTGTGTATTCTCTGTGTGACAGAAAGGAAAAATCAAGCATGTTCATCTTGTTGATGTTCCTGGGCACTCTCGGCTTCGACCCAAGCTGGAAGAGTTCTTGCCCCAAGCAGCTGCTATTGTCTTTGTTGTAGACGCCTTGGAGTTCATCCATAACTGTCGTGCAGCTTCAGA GTACTTATACGACATTCTGACCAACGCCAACGTTGTCAAGAAGAAGATACCAGTCCTCCTTTGCTGTAACAAGACAGATAAACTAACCGCACACACCAAGGAGTTCATCAGGAAGCAGATGGAGAAAGAAAT CGAGAAACTAAGGGCTTCGAGGAGTGCAGTATCTACAGCTGACATAGCCAATGACTTCACCATTGGGATCGAAGGAGAAGTGTTCTCCTTCTCGCATTGCAGTAACAAAGTCACTGTCGCTGAAGCGTCTGGACTCAATGGAGAAACTTTTCAGGTCCAAGACTTCATTCGAGAACACATCAAGCCCTGA
- the LOC108852296 gene encoding F-box protein SNE: MSEKRIRMVEKGNNKRRRVKLVPEFSINDHQDVLVEILRRLDGPSLCSAACVCRLWSAVARNDSVWEELCFRQVSPRPSLPLRSIVSALGGYRRLYFLCIRPVLARLPKIIWSQDQLQLSLSLYCVHYYERLYVGAWLGDAPPSSLMFLRKPVNVV, translated from the coding sequence ATGTCGGAGAAACGAATTAGAATGGTCGAGAAAGGTAACAACAAGAGACGCCGAGTGAAACTTGTTCCCGAGTTCTCCATCAACGACCATCAAGACGTGCTCGTAGAAATACTCCGACGACTAGACGGCCCTTCTCTCTGCTCAGCCGCTTGCGTGTGCCGTCTCTGGTCGGCCGTGGCTCGTAATGACTCAGTATGGGAAGAGCTCTGTTTCCGACAAGTGTCACCACGACCATCACTTCCTCTTCGCTCCATCGTGTCGGCTCTAGGTGGCTACAGACGGCTCTACTTCCTCTGCATCCGTCCGGTCCTCGCTCGACTCCCTAAGATCATATGGAGCCAAGACCAGCTTCAGCTCTCACTATCCCTTTACTGTGTCCACTACTACGAGCGCCTTTACGTCGGCGCGTGGCTTGGAGACGCGCCACCTTCTTCGCTCATGTTTCTCCGAAAACCTGTCAACGTCGTCTAA
- the LOC108853644 gene encoding scarecrow-like transcription factor PAT1 isoform X1, producing the protein MYKHPRQEIEAYSLPPVGNLRYIPVHNSLKRYCMLEPSSSSLVSPAYTVLSNAKVNSSAYEDTSGSCVTDDFNDKIKELETVMMGPDSLDLVFTYNDSSDSTSCQETNSWRSTLEAISRHDLRADLVSCAQALSENDLMMAHSMMEKLRQMVSVSGEPIQRLGAYLLEGLVAKLASSGSSIYKSLNRFPEPASTELLSYMNILYEVCPYLKFGYMSANGAIAEAMKEENRVHIIDFQICQGSQWVTLIQAFAARPGGPPRIRITGVDDTTSAYARGGGLSIVGNRLAKLAKQFNVPFEFNSVSVSASEVELKDLGVRPGEAPAVNFAFVLHHMPDESVSTKNHRDRLLRMVKSLSPKVVTLVEQESNTNTASFFPRFKETMDYYDAMFESIDVTLPRNHKQRINVEQHCLARDLVNIIACEGADRVERHELLGKWKARFEMAGFTSYPLSPLVNSTIKSLLRNYSDKYRLEERDGALYLGWMQRDLVASCAWR; encoded by the exons ATGTACAAGCATCCAAGACAAGAGATTGAGGCTTACTCTTTACCTCCTGTTGGGAATCTTAGGTACATACCGGTTCACAACTCCCTTAAACGGTATTGCATGCTCgagccatcatcatcatcacttgtCTCTCCTGCTTACACTGTTCTGTCAAACGCTAAGGTTAACAGCTCTGCGTATGAGGATACGTCTGGCTCTTGTGTAACTGACGATTTTAACGACAAGATAAAGGAACTTGAGACAGTGATGATGGGGCCAGACTCCTTGGACTTGGTCTTCACTTACAACGACTCCTCTGATTCCACGTCGTGTCAAGAGACTAATAGCTGGAGATCAACTCTAGAGGCCATCTCGAGACATGATCTAAGGGCTGATCTTGTTTCATGCGCACAAGCTTTGTCTGAAAACGATCTTATGATGGCACATTCAATGATGGAGAAGCTACGACAAATGGTATCTGTTTCCGGTGAGCCTATCCAACGGTTAGGAGCTTACTTACTAGAAGGCCTAGTGGCAAAGCTAGCTTCATCGGGTAGTTCCATATACAAATCACTTAACAGGTTCCCTGAACCCGCAAGCACCGAGCTTCTCTCCTACATGAACATCCTCTACGAGGTGTGTCCTTACCTAAAGTTTGGTTACATGTCAGCAAATGGTGCCATCGCTGAAGCCATGAAGGAAGAAAACAGAGTTCATATTATTGATTTCCAAATATGTCAAGGGAGTCAGTGGGTTACTCTTATCCAGGCCTTTGCAGCTAGGCCCGGTGGGCCTCCTCGGATACGGATAACGGGTGTTGATGATACGACTTCAGCTTATGCTCGTGGAGGTGGGTTAAGTATTGTAGGGAACAGACTCGCTAAGCTTGCTAAACAGTTTAACGTTCCATTTGAGTTCAACTCGGTATCAGTGTCAGCGTCTGAGGTCGAACTTAAAGACCTTGGAGTCCGACCAGGGGAAGCTCCAGCCGTCAACTTTGCCTTTGTGCTTCATCATATGCCTGACGAAAGCGTGAGCACCAAGAATCACCg TGACCGGTTACTGAGAATGGTGAAGAGCTTATCTCCAAAAGTAGTGACTTTAGTGGAGCAAGAATCAAACACAAACACGGCCTCTTTCTTCCCgaggttcaaggagacaatgGATTACTATGACGCCATGTTCGAGTCTATTGATGTGACTCTCCCAAGGAATCATAAGCAGAGGATCAACGTGGAGCAGCATTGTCTAGCGAGAGACCTTGTGAACATCATTGCATGTGAAGGAGCTGATCGGGTGGAGCGGCATGAGCTACTAGGAAAATGGAAGGCGCGGTTTGAGATGGCGGGTTTCACTTCTTACCCGTTGAGTCCCCTTGTGAACTCCACCATTAAAAGTCTGCTCAGGAACTATTCGGACAAGTATAGGCTTGAGGAAAGAGATGGAGCCTTGTATCTTGGTTGGATGCAACGAGATTTGGTCGCTTCTTGTGCCTGGAGATGA
- the LOC108853644 gene encoding scarecrow-like transcription factor PAT1 isoform X2: protein MMGPDSLDLVFTYNDSSDSTSCQETNSWRSTLEAISRHDLRADLVSCAQALSENDLMMAHSMMEKLRQMVSVSGEPIQRLGAYLLEGLVAKLASSGSSIYKSLNRFPEPASTELLSYMNILYEVCPYLKFGYMSANGAIAEAMKEENRVHIIDFQICQGSQWVTLIQAFAARPGGPPRIRITGVDDTTSAYARGGGLSIVGNRLAKLAKQFNVPFEFNSVSVSASEVELKDLGVRPGEAPAVNFAFVLHHMPDESVSTKNHRDRLLRMVKSLSPKVVTLVEQESNTNTASFFPRFKETMDYYDAMFESIDVTLPRNHKQRINVEQHCLARDLVNIIACEGADRVERHELLGKWKARFEMAGFTSYPLSPLVNSTIKSLLRNYSDKYRLEERDGALYLGWMQRDLVASCAWR from the exons ATGATGGGGCCAGACTCCTTGGACTTGGTCTTCACTTACAACGACTCCTCTGATTCCACGTCGTGTCAAGAGACTAATAGCTGGAGATCAACTCTAGAGGCCATCTCGAGACATGATCTAAGGGCTGATCTTGTTTCATGCGCACAAGCTTTGTCTGAAAACGATCTTATGATGGCACATTCAATGATGGAGAAGCTACGACAAATGGTATCTGTTTCCGGTGAGCCTATCCAACGGTTAGGAGCTTACTTACTAGAAGGCCTAGTGGCAAAGCTAGCTTCATCGGGTAGTTCCATATACAAATCACTTAACAGGTTCCCTGAACCCGCAAGCACCGAGCTTCTCTCCTACATGAACATCCTCTACGAGGTGTGTCCTTACCTAAAGTTTGGTTACATGTCAGCAAATGGTGCCATCGCTGAAGCCATGAAGGAAGAAAACAGAGTTCATATTATTGATTTCCAAATATGTCAAGGGAGTCAGTGGGTTACTCTTATCCAGGCCTTTGCAGCTAGGCCCGGTGGGCCTCCTCGGATACGGATAACGGGTGTTGATGATACGACTTCAGCTTATGCTCGTGGAGGTGGGTTAAGTATTGTAGGGAACAGACTCGCTAAGCTTGCTAAACAGTTTAACGTTCCATTTGAGTTCAACTCGGTATCAGTGTCAGCGTCTGAGGTCGAACTTAAAGACCTTGGAGTCCGACCAGGGGAAGCTCCAGCCGTCAACTTTGCCTTTGTGCTTCATCATATGCCTGACGAAAGCGTGAGCACCAAGAATCACCg TGACCGGTTACTGAGAATGGTGAAGAGCTTATCTCCAAAAGTAGTGACTTTAGTGGAGCAAGAATCAAACACAAACACGGCCTCTTTCTTCCCgaggttcaaggagacaatgGATTACTATGACGCCATGTTCGAGTCTATTGATGTGACTCTCCCAAGGAATCATAAGCAGAGGATCAACGTGGAGCAGCATTGTCTAGCGAGAGACCTTGTGAACATCATTGCATGTGAAGGAGCTGATCGGGTGGAGCGGCATGAGCTACTAGGAAAATGGAAGGCGCGGTTTGAGATGGCGGGTTTCACTTCTTACCCGTTGAGTCCCCTTGTGAACTCCACCATTAAAAGTCTGCTCAGGAACTATTCGGACAAGTATAGGCTTGAGGAAAGAGATGGAGCCTTGTATCTTGGTTGGATGCAACGAGATTTGGTCGCTTCTTGTGCCTGGAGATGA